In the genome of Schistocerca piceifrons isolate TAMUIC-IGC-003096 chromosome X, iqSchPice1.1, whole genome shotgun sequence, one region contains:
- the LOC124722828 gene encoding uncharacterized protein LOC124722828, with protein MASQKKKEIIYMKPIKCNQLKKPYTVKSIVNSYCRKKHIRGGVAIYSNQSLNCTITKLDLNSLCDEQHFEVTGVIINSHKLIVVSMYRSPKGSINIFLEKMDMLLSELSNIKWLHYDIAIGGDLNADFDVTKCKGSVADLENLLRQYNLHHVNNRPTRNKACLDNIFVNFKTTENTCEVVVFPFSDHDSVSLNYASKIPLNRSNANRPVPIVVITRPITEDKIKTFRNSLADRDWFGHCSVDGHYTSSNDLPAKIIFDRFFNAFLTLFNHSIPIKKIKIMDSSHKSRSQNRQNIWYTKQLTDLKKQVLLLYNIYNSMKSDCAKSAYVECRNEYKKAILQAKKTYNANSIHNSTNKCKTAWKVINSAARDTKKDKINIPPQTLNEFFINSVREIGDTIIKPDISPSELLSQNWGRQSLNTSMVTFSEVSPRYVQGVIKQLKSSDSLDIYGISSNLLKKVCDCILYPLTHCISKCLLEGYFPDELKLSRIVPVYKKGDKDSPSSYRLIPIVPTFSKVIECIMYQQLSSHFENLGIINATQYGWCPEANFFPRDLQKKLLQLPLMYPLWSKHELLVVKFSSEKERDGCTELRRHITFQ; from the exons atggcatcacagaagaaaaaggaaatcatttatatgaaacccattaaatgtaatcaattaaagaaaccatacactgtcaaaag tatagtaaatagctactgtaggaaaaagcacattagaggtggtgtggcaatttattccaaccagtcactcaattgtacaataaccaaactagacctaaattccttgtgtgatgaacagcactttgaagttacgggtgtaatcattaatagtcataagctaatagtagtatccatgtacagatcaccaaagggaagcattaacatatttttagaaaaaatggacatgctattgagtgaattaagtaatattaaatggctacattatgatattgcaataggaggcgatttgaatgctgattttgatgttactaaatgtaagggtagtgttgcagatctggaaaacttgctaagacaatacaatttacatcatgttaataacaggcccacaagaaacaaagcatgtttagataacatctttgtaaacttcaagaccactgaaaacacatgcgaagttgtagtgttcccattctctgaccatgactccgtatctctaaattatgcaagtaaaattcccctcaataggagcaatgcaaacagacctgtcccaatagttgtgattaccagacccataactgaggataaaattaaaacatttcgtaattcccttgctgacagagactggtttggccattgtagtgtcgatggacattacacatcaagtaatgatctgccagccaaaataatatttgatagattttttaatgcattcttgaccctatttaaccatagtattcccataaagaaaatcaaaataatggacagcagccacaaatccagatctcaaaacagacaaaatatatggtacactaaacagctgacagacctaaagaaacaagttttgttactgtacaacatatacaatagtatgaagtctgactgtgccaaatcagcctatgtggaatgcaggaatgaatacaaaaaagccatcctgcaagccaaaaaaacctacaatgccaacagcatacataattccaccaataaatgcaaaactgcttggaaagtaattaacagtgctgccagagatactaaaaaagacaaaattaatatcccaccacaaacactcaatgagttttttattaattcagtgagagaaataggagacacaattatcaaaccagacattagtccatcagagttactctcccaaaattggggtagacagtcactaaatacaagcatggtaaccttctccgaagtatcgcctagatatgtacaaggggtcataaaacaactgaaatcatctgatagcttagatatatatggcatatcatccaacctgctaaaaaaagtgtgtgactgcattctctaccccttaacccattgcataagcaagtgcttacttgagggatattttcctgatgagttaaaactgtctaggattgtcccagtatacaaaaagggagataaagactctccatctagctacaggcttattccaatagtacccacattctccaaggtaatagaatgcatcatgtaccaacaattatcatctcactttgagaatctaggaataattaatgctacacaatatgg gtggtgtccagaagcaaacttttttcctagggatttgcaaaagaaactattacaactgccacttatgtaccc cttgtggtcaaagcacgaattgttggtagtgaaatttagcagtgaaaaagagagggatggctgtactgagctgagaagacacattacatttcaatga